One window of Branchiostoma lanceolatum isolate klBraLanc5 chromosome 8, klBraLanc5.hap2, whole genome shotgun sequence genomic DNA carries:
- the LOC136439537 gene encoding uncharacterized protein, which yields MAFVGKGHSPAITSTAGTGDNAEQARLNSNITREEQTALKDLATNQDIVILPVDKGRCTVVLDREQYDRKVQDLLGDKDTYMPLKKNPTNKFKKEIHKALEKLKDDEFLDQATYFKLNPNTEQPPAFYGLPKIHKPGVPLRPIVSGIGSVTYNLAGHLAKILGPLVGKSQHHVQNSADFVQKIKDITVAEDEIITSYDVCSLFTCIPPKEAVSVVREALEADDTLADRT from the exons ATGGCTTTTGTTGGAAAAG GCCACAGTCCAGCGATCACTAGTACTGCCGGTACAGGAGACAACGCAGAACAGGCAAGACTGAACAG CAACATCACCCGGGAAGAACAAACTGcgctcaaggatttggccactAATCAAGACATAGTGATCCTTCCCGTGGACAAGGGCAGATGCACAGTAGTCTTAGACAGGGAACAGTATGACAGAAAAGTTCAAGACCTATTAGGGGACAAAGACACATACATGCCCTTGAAAAAGAACCCCACAAACAAGTTCAAAAAGGAAATCCATAAAGCTCTCGAGAAATTGAAAGATGACGAGTTTCTGGACCAGGCCACCTATTTCAAGCTTAATCCCAATACAGAACAACCCCCAGCATTCTACGGCCttcccaaaatccacaaacccGGAGTCCCTCTACGACCCATAGTATCCGGTATAGGATCTGTCACTTATAACCTAGCAGGTCATCTGGCTAAGATCTTGGGACCGTTGGTGGGaaagtctcaacaccatgtacagaatagtgcagacttcgtccaaaaaatcaaagacatcactgtagcagaagatgaaatcatcacttcatatgatgtgtgctcgcttTTCACTTGCATACCCCCCAAGGAGGCAGTATCAGTGGTTAGGGAGGCCTTGGAGGCCGACGACACACTTGCAGATAGAACCTAA